The stretch of DNA GGGCGACCAAGGGTGAGGAGAAATGTGCAGCTGCTAACACTACCCCTAAGGATGAATTTTGCATTCCTACCTGCAATCCGGGAAAAAATAAGGCTATTGAATATTTTTCAGATTACCATATTCAAATTGAGTATTGGCATTGTAATTCTAAAAGACAAACAGGTAGAAAGCATTCTAAATAAAACATGGTCAAGGCAACAGAATTATTGTATTAAGATTTCTGATCCTGTGATCGGAATTTGTAACAGCATGCCAGTAGTAATCCCTACAGTCACAAATAAGTGATGTTTTGGAAAACATGCATATGCGAAAAATTGCAGCAATGTACACTGTTCTCAACATATACATATAAGGGTGCATTACTTTCAACATATGCTTATAAGGCCAAGTAAACTTATAAACATTACTACGTTCAAAAAAGATATACACATTATGAAAGCATTTTTCAAGATATTGGCCAATATCTCATTCATAAGGATACCAATAGATCAAGTTTAAAATGTCCAACTGCATGCATCCAAAATGCCTCTTATTTTTACTAGAGTAGAAGGGTACTTGAGAAGTAGGAAAGAACTAATTTACACAATCTGTTAACTAATAATCTGATATTTGTGACTAGTCAGTTAGTCAATCCTCCCAAGTACTTTACACATCTTAATATAAACGTAAGTATGATTGAAGAGTTGCTTTGTTTGTCTACTTCAGTATCCTAACATGGTTTCAACAATGAAATGTAATTCTTCGTTTTACTGGTCATATTAATTGGGAAATATGGTTAGATCTGGTCAGGATCCGTACCTCAATTGATATTGCTCTCCTTTGTTTTTCTTTCAAGCCACCTATAGCCGCTGCTGCATACCTGTTTGTTGTAGATCCATCTAAACAATTAGACATCTGGACGACAAGTGTCAATAACTTGTAGCTTTCCCTAAGTAACTGAATTTTGATGGTTCACACCAAGTTCAGTCCTACTCTTTCTTTTAATGAAAAAAAGATCCCTTAAGATGCAAATTTGTGAATTTCATCACATGTAAAGGCCTAAAGGGTATAGTATGCATTCTTGTGCTCACCCGACAAAGAAACCAGCAAAATGCAGTAAGATGACAGAGAGCATGACAACTCCGATATCCCCAGAGAAGAAGTCTCCATTCACAGAAGATGCATCAGCAATTGTTGATCTTAGCCGTACAAAATTCTCAGAGAAGACACTGTAACATTAAAAGATAGAAGGTAAAAGGATGCACAGTTTCTCCTATTCCCAGGCCAAAAAACATGATAAATTTGAATGATCTGAACCTGCATGCCAGAAGCGATGAAGCCAAGACTGCCATCAGAGGTGAAAAAGGAGTAACAAATTGAACTACTGATGGAAATGCTGTTTGTATAGAAGAACCTAACATAATTGGGGCAACAACAACCTGAAGAGGGAAAAAGATCAGAGACAAACAAAACTAACTAGGAGTAAAATTTTAGATATGAACTAGTGGCGTCAGAAAATTTCACCTGCAAAGTACTGAGAGAAAGCTTCACAGCATCCACAGGAATGTAAGCACCAGCTAGAATTTTCGTTAGCAGAGGTGTAAGGAACACTGCAGCAAGAGTGCTGCAGACAGTCATCACGATGGATAATGGAACATCCCCTTGAGCAACTAAAGTCACCTGAACCACTATATGTAAAAAAATATCAGTGCATAGGAGAACACGTCTAGGAGAGAAAAAGATCATGAGGCAGAAAAACGGAACTGCTTATAACTGTTAACAAACCGAGACATTTTTTCAAATTTTCAGAAGTTCAGTAGCATTGCCCTGTAGATGGGTAAAATTCTACACTTGTACACTTCGTGACAAACTGAAATCAGCTGACAATCTTACCACATTGGATGCAGTTCCTCCAGGACAGCATCCCAGCAGGATGAGGCCAGCTGAGAGGGATGGGGGGAGCCCCAGCGCGCGGCTAATGATCGACCCAACCGCAGGCATTATGGTGTACTGCGCAGCGCACCCAAACAATATCTGCGGCACAGAGACGAATCAAGATTGCAGCGGATCGGCAGGGAGCAAATGCCATCAatcagaggaggcagaggaatAAGCTTCTAGGAAGGAAGGGATGAGTTTGTACGGCGAGGGGCCTATCGCAGAGGAGGGCGGCGAAGTCCTTGAGCTGGAGGGTGAGGCCCGTGGCGAGCATGATGAAGCCGAGCGTGGCGGTGTACGACCCCGGCGCCATGTCGACAAACCACCGGAACGCCTCGGGGCGCGCGACGGCGACAAAGGCGCCCGCCGTGACGTAGGCTGGGTACAGCCCAGCCGCCGCGGCCAGCGCCGCGTGCCACCGCGGCGTGGGCGGGGCAGCCGGGGGCGCCTGCTCCGCGCGGCATTTGActcggagggcggcggggaggcgatGGCGCTTGGTGAAGGGGAGGTGAAGACACGGCCGTGGCGCCGGCCGGGACACGGGCCTCGCGGacgggagggggaggaggagaagaggaggagCCATGGCGAGGGTGGCGTGGCctccgcggcgcggcgcggcggttgGTTTTGTCCGGGCGCGCGTGGAGGCGAGTGAAGTGTGGCGCAGATTTTTATGGCGGGTACGATCGAAGGCGGGTTTCATTCCGCGGCTCTGCTCTTGCCTATGCCTAGAAAAGAAATACTTCGGCCcataaattttatctaatcatgaaCTAACTaggtttaaaagattcgtctcgtgatgtacaattaaactgtgcaattagttatttttttcaTACATTTACTGGTCTATGCATgtatcccaaaattgatgtgatggagagagagtgtaaaaagttgaaAGTTGGAAGGAATCTAAACAAGACCTTCGTTTTACTATGAAGTAAGCAAGGGGTAAAATTTTAAGAAAATAGATACGAAACGACTATCCATACGTCCTGTTAAATAAAGTTAAATGACATGATATAAAATCACTTTTCTTTTTCGTATGTGCTAACGTATTTAATTAGGGCTGTGGAGTGGAAATATTTAGGTAATAAAATAACCAACTAAATAGTTTGGATTAAACTCTAGTGCTTTCTACATATCCAGATGCATGATTACAAAAGGTAGCTCTTAATCGCAACCTCGACAACTATACACGAGTAAGATGTTCATTTTGCTGAACTATATCTGTATTCCCGTAATATGTTCTCTCTTATCGCCGAAGAATAGACATCATGAAGGAAGAAGTTGGTTGATTATTAGGAGTTAATAGAACAGCATGATTAGTGCATGTATTTGTACATGCATGAGTAGTGTTGCCTCTCTTGGTGCAAAGATTATTAATTACTTTATTAGAGCGGTTGTCAATTACGCTGTGACTTAATAAGACATGGTAAAAAGAAGTTGCTTCCAAATAAAATTAAGGTCACATCTATTATAAAATTTTTTTTGAGATTTGAGCCAAGCCATCAAAAAGAGAGAATACCTTATCACTTTGCCGgctaagggtgtgtttggttcagctgtggattcctgaatatctgatttctggaatcagctgtgggaaagctgttgtgagctgacagctgtgggaaagctgaaagctgtttggcTGAAACAGCTGTCAGCTGTGGGATTCTGTGAGAAATGTCAGTTTTGCCCCTGAGACTGTATAAGACTGTTTATATGCTGATTAATCGTAAGGATACGTAGATGACCGTTTTGGAGAGGAAAGTAACataattagaattgtttgacatatataattaatacaaaagaTATATAGATCCACATCGACCTAACTAAAATATTATCTTCAACTAATCAAAGCATTAGCTATGTTATCACGAACAATGTTCGTGGTAACCTCATTCTCCTCCTCAATAATTTCATCCACTTCTAGTTGTGCTACTTCTGGTTCCTCGGTGTCGTCCTCATCTCGCGGCATATAGTTCTCATCTTCATCACATTTGTCAAATGCATCATCTTGTAACGCGctatcacgaatgaaattgtgcAATGTCATGCAAGCCATAATGATATGCGCCTGCGTACGAGTTGAGAAACTTGGCATCGACTTCAAAATACGCCACTTTTGCTTAAGGACTCCAAATGCACGCTCAATTACATTGCGAAGGGATGAATGCAAATAATTGAACATCTCATATTTCCCTTGAGGTGCTCGTTGTCTGCGAAGACGAAATTCGGGTAGATGATATGTACTTCCTTTATAAGGAGCAAGATATCCGGTTCGGTTCGGATAACCGGAGTCCACAAGGTAGTATTTGCCTAAAAAAGAACACAAGTTAATGACATATACTTCATGACTTATACTTCAAATAATACCAAAGTATACACAAACTTAGCATTTGTACCTGCAGGTGGTTTCGGAAATTTGTCACCAAAATTTGTTAAGGCATGATTGAGGATCCGTGTGTCATGTGCAGAGCCCGGCCAACCAGTAACCACAAAAGTAAACCTCATATCAAAATCACAAACTGCTAGAATATTTTGTGATGTGTACCCATGCCGACATGTGTGGTTGACAACATCCTCTGTAGGTACCGAAACTTGTACATGTGACCCATCTAAGGCTCCAATAGCATCTTTGAAATGAGGCCAAAAACGGTTTTCTCTAACCTTTGCATGCTCCGTACTGAAAGTAGGATCCCTCGGTGTGATATTATCTTTTGCTAATTTTCTCAAACATTTCAAGACTTCCTTAAATTTAGTGTGAACTGTCCATAGGGACCGAACGAAACGGTTTTCAGCTTGAGAAAAAGATTGAGATCCTCCAACAATCCATAAAAACATAGCTAGTGACTCCACAGATGAAACATTGCTTGTTGACTGCAAACCGTAGTTAGCGACAAGCAAATTATGAAGTTCCCAGAAAACCTCAGGAGTCATCCTAAACATATTGTAGAAATTTCTAGGGGCAGCTAGGCACTCTTCGACCCACTCAATTCCAGATTGTTGAGGATTTCTGTAATCATTTTTATTCAAGTACCTTTCGGTGTACCGGTCACCTAAATGTCCAATTGTGGCAGCCTGCTTGGACAACTCGGCTAGAAGTTGAAGTCCATTGTGACCCTTCTTTGCCAAATCGTCCATGCCTCTGCAAGCATAAGCATAACAAGTACATACCATAAGCTACATTTAAGATTATGAAGTAACAAGTCTGAACATATGAGGACGCAAACATAAAGGTTTCATACAAATACGGGTCCGAAAAAACAAGGACTCAAACATAAAAGTTTGCAAGCACAAGAACAACAATATAATGGTCCAAACAACAGTAAGGATTCACATAACAAGATTGAACATAATGATTAAGGCAACTTCTTCATCTCATGCTCCCTTTGCAGCAAATCAAGTCTTCCTTCATTTGTGTCCAGTAATCCGAGGAGCTCCCTAAAATCAGGTTTCAGTATCGCCATTGCAGCTGTATGCATGAGGCCAGTTTTCTCCTGTACTCCACATTCTTTCACCATCCTCAAGGCCTCCGCAAGGGTAGGAATGTTGCTGGTCATATAAGGGGCCGATGAAGCTTCTATACTACTGGTGATCTTGTTCACTCTATCTTCGATCTTGCTGCAGGTTTGCTTGTACGGACGTAAGAATGGACTTTTCTCTTCCTTGTCATCCGCACACGTAGAAGAAGGGCCTTTACGCTTCTTGCCTTTATGTTGGAGCATACTGGACATGTTGATATTTGAGGGGCTTCTCTCAAGCTCATGCAATTCATCATCACTGCAATTATCAGACAAATCTCCCGGTATGGAAGCAGATGCCCCAGTAACATGCGCACTTCCAAACATGATGTGCATCGCCTCCAAGTTGTCCGGACCACGTTTTCTAAACTGAACATGTTTGCATTTCCTTCCATTACTTGGATCGTGACATCTCTGCAATACAATGGTTCTATTAGATAGTACAAAATATCCAACAAAACTACAAAATAACAATTCTTGCGACACTCACCGCAAGATGCTCGTTCCACCATTCATTTGAACAATCTACAGTCTGCTTGTCGTCATTCCAACCAAGTCCAGTGGCAGTATTTTTTAACTCCATAAAAACAGTATAACTTCTTTTCAGACTATCCCATTTATTCTTGAGTTGCAAATGTTCTAGTTTCCGACCAGTTATATtttcaaacttttctgcaacatTCTTCCATCCGACTTTGTTCAAATGACCTAATGGCCTATGCCCAGCATTAACCTCATGCATGCATATGTCACAGAAGTGCTTCACATTTTTCTTATCCCACACCGCCTTTTCAGCCATACTAGTGTGAATAAAAAGAATTATCAAGCTGCCAGAATGTAAAAAAATCAAGATACCCAAATACAAAAATTTCTGGCATACTAGTGCAATATTTCAAT from Panicum hallii strain FIL2 chromosome 3, PHallii_v3.1, whole genome shotgun sequence encodes:
- the LOC112886740 gene encoding probable sodium/metabolite cotransporter BASS1, chloroplastic — protein: MAPPLLLLPLPSARPVSRPAPRPCLHLPFTKRHRLPAALRVKCRAEQAPPAAPPTPRWHAALAAAAGLYPAYVTAGAFVAVARPEAFRWFVDMAPGSYTATLGFIMLATGLTLQLKDFAALLCDRPLAILFGCAAQYTIMPAVGSIISRALGLPPSLSAGLILLGCCPGGTASNVVTLVAQGDVPLSIVMTVCSTLAAVFLTPLLTKILAGAYIPVDAVKLSLSTLQVVVAPIMLGSSIQTAFPSVVQFVTPFSPLMAVLASSLLACSVFSENFVRLRSTIADASSVNGDFFSGDIGVVMLSVILLHFAGFFVGYAAAAIGGLKEKQRRAISIEVGMQNSSLGVVLAAAHFSSPLVALPPAISAVIMNIMGSTLGLVWQYITPSGSENETTDIHNA